The Lipingzhangella halophila genome segment CTTGGTCTCCTCGGCGATCCACCCGATGGCGACGGAGGTGTCCAGGCCCCCCGAGTATGCGAGTACGACCCGTTCGGTCATGGAAGTCTCTCCTTTGTGGGTTCGGTCCGGCCGGTACCGGGCAAGCCGGCCCCTTCGGTGTGGGGCGGGCGGTCCGGCACCGGGCCTGTGTTCGTCGTGGCTGCCGGTCGTGGCACCTACGGACGCCGGTTGGCGAGGTGCAGCAGCGCCGTCGCCAGTTCCTCGCCTCCCTCGGGGGCGCGGGCGATCACCAGGATCGTGTCGTCGCCCGCGATGGTCCCCAGGATCGCGTGGATGTCGGTGTGGTCGATTGCCGAGGCCAGGTACTGGGCCGCTCCCGGCGGGGTGCGGACGATGACCATGTTTCCCGAGGCCTCCGCCGAGACCAGCAGGTCCTCGGCGAGGCGGGTCAGGCGTGCGTTGGACACGTGCTCCAGATCCTGGTCGCCGGTTCGCGCCCGCTGCAGGCGCTCGCCGCCTTCCCCGGGCAGGACATAGATCAGGCTGCCGTCGACGGTGCGGAGCTTCACCGCTCCCATCTCGTCCAGGTCACGCGAGAGTGTGGCCTGGGTGACCTGGACGCCGCTCTCGGCCAGCAGCCGCGCCAGCTCGCTCTGCGAACGGACGTCGTTCTTCGTCAACGCCTCCGTTATGCGGGCGTGCCGGGCGGCCTTGGTCATGGGTGTCGATCCATCACCGTCGACGGTCATCGTCGCCCGTCCCCTCTGCCTTCTCCGCCGGACGTCCCGAGCAGGAAGGCCAGCAGCGCCTTCTGCGCGTGCAGCCGGTTCTCCGCCTGGTCCCACACCGCGCTGTGCTCCGAGTCGATGACGTCGGCGGTGATCTCCTCGCCGCGGTGGGCGGGCAGGCAGTGCAGCACGATCGCGTCCGGCGCGGCCAGGCCGAGCTTGGCGGCGTCGACCGTGTAGGGGCGGAACGGCGTGTCCCGCTCGGCGGCCTCGGCCTCCTGTCCCATCGAGGTCCATACGTCGGTGGCGAGTACGTCGGCGCCGCGCGCCGCCCTCTCGGGGTCCCCGGCGTACACCCGGGCCGAGCCGCCCGTGTCCGCGGCGATCTCCTCGGCCCGGGCGAGCACCGCGGGGTCGGGGCGGTACTCCTCTGGTGCCGCGATCCGGACGTGCATACCGGCGGCCGCCCCGCCCACCAGGTAGGAGTGCGCCATGTTGTTGGCGCCGTCGCCGAAGTAGCCGAGCGTCAGTCCTGCTGTGCGGCCCTTGCGCTCGCGCACGGTCTGCAGGTCGGCGAGGATCTGGCAGGGGTGGAAGGTGTCGGTGAGCGCGTTGACGACGGGTACGCCGCTCACCCGCGCCATGGCTTCGAGCCGCTGCTGCTCGAAGGTGCGCCACACGACCGCCGCGACCTGGCGCTCCAGTACCCGGGC includes the following:
- the argF gene encoding ornithine carbamoyltransferase, with translation MSPATRHFRRDDDLTPAEQAEVLDLADAMKKDRFGHRPLDGPRTVAVLFDKPSTRTRVSFAVGIADLGGQPLVVDAQTSQLGRGEPIEDTARVLERQVAAVVWRTFEQQRLEAMARVSGVPVVNALTDTFHPCQILADLQTVRERKGRTAGLTLGYFGDGANNMAHSYLVGGAAAGMHVRIAAPEEYRPDPAVLARAEEIAADTGGSARVYAGDPERAARGADVLATDVWTSMGQEAEAAERDTPFRPYTVDAAKLGLAAPDAIVLHCLPAHRGEEITADVIDSEHSAVWDQAENRLHAQKALLAFLLGTSGGEGRGDGRR
- a CDS encoding arginine repressor; the protein is MTVDGDGSTPMTKAARHARITEALTKNDVRSQSELARLLAESGVQVTQATLSRDLDEMGAVKLRTVDGSLIYVLPGEGGERLQRARTGDQDLEHVSNARLTRLAEDLLVSAEASGNMVIVRTPPGAAQYLASAIDHTDIHAILGTIAGDDTILVIARAPEGGEELATALLHLANRRP